A stretch of the Rhizobium sp. CCGE531 genome encodes the following:
- a CDS encoding glutamate dehydrogenase has protein sequence MGEEPDAYSLRLMERRRRERRNQTIATALERMTGKEFPADIRDEFLEGGAEIDLVRSGLEDVMRNTWTRIADLIEEQPELGDYRTAAYVASIRQIADAYEAIGI, from the coding sequence GTGGGTGAAGAACCTGACGCATATTCCCTTCGGCTGATGGAGCGGCGCCGGCGCGAGCGGCGCAACCAGACCATCGCAACAGCCCTCGAACGCATGACGGGCAAGGAGTTCCCCGCCGATATCCGTGACGAGTTCCTAGAAGGTGGCGCTGAAATCGATCTGGTTCGTTCGGGTTTGGAAGACGTTATGCGCAACACCTGGACACGCATCGCCGACCTCATCGAAGAGCAACCGGAACTCGGTGATTACCGGACCGCCGCCTATGTCGCGTCGATCCGACAGATCGCCGATGCCTATGAAGCGATAGGGATCTGA